The sequence atcttgccgTTAATTTTATATTAGTGTTTAGAGCTGGAAATCCAATTTTCGTCAACTATTCTTTGTTTTTGTGATGGAATCCTCCAAATACCGTGCTTGTTCGAACAGAGAGAGTAGCGGTCTTAACTGTTACTAGGATATCTGAATGTCACTGCATGAATTAGAGTTTACATTTTTTGTCTGATTGTACTGAATGCTTtctattattgatatttttagcTTTACTTCTTTCATCTTTATTTGATAGGTCCCTCAACCTCTGAAATGAATAATCGAGGCACTGGAATTAATAGGTCATACTCGATTTATTTGACTTACGTTGTGTTATCTCGTGTTAGCTCGGTGTTTCTGGGCACTTTGTAACCTGTAGCATAATTCTGAAGCAGTGATCAAAACCGATTATTTCAATATTCTTCCTGCAGGTTATACAAGGAGATGTTTTAAAGTGTGATCTTCCATACTTTGACATTTGCGTGGCAAACATCCCATATCAAATTTCCTCTCCTCTTACCTTCAAGCTATTATCTCACCGTCCATTGTTCAGGTGCGCGGTAATTATGTTCCAAAGGGAATTTGCCATGAGGCTTGTTGCTCAACCTGGTGATACCCTCTATTGTCGTCTTTCTGTGAACACTCAGCTATTGGCTCGGGTTAACCACTTGCTGAAGGTTGGAAGAAACAACTTTAGGCCACCACCCAAGGTTGACTCTTCCGTAGTTAGAATTGAACCAAGGAAACCACTTCCTCCTGTGAATTTCAAGGAATGGGATGGTTTAGTCCGAATCTGTTTTAATCGAAAGAACAAAACTTTAGGTTCTTTGTTTAGGCAAAAGACTGTCCTTTCGATACTGGAAAAGAACTACAAGACTTTACAGGCACTGCAGCTTACACCAGAAGGATTTTGGAATGATGCTGAAATGGCATCTTGTGTATCTGCTTTAGGACACACTCTTGGTGATTTGAACATGGACAACGAAGACGGAAAAGATGACGATGAGATGGAGATGGAAATGGACGATGGCGATGCAAAGACCTCGGGTTTTAAAGACAAAGTTTTGGGCATCTTGAAGCAAGGAGGTTTTGAAGAAAAACGATCCTCCAAGCTCTCACAAGGCGATTTCATGCATCTGCTTTCTTTATTTAACATGGCCGGCATTCATTTTTCGTAGTGATAGAACCAGTTTTGCCCATCTCTTCTCCTATTCAAGTgctacttttatttattttttaattaaatttaaattttatgctatttttaatataattgtcGAATAACCAAATTTAGTTTGacgaaaacatttattttatcattattatttttctttcgaATAAACCAATTCAATCCAGGTCCAATACTTGTTAGGCGTATAGATCCAATTATGCAAAATGGTTAAATACTATCAATCCAAATTTATATTCATCcccaaaatcaatattttatcaCTTTACTAATATCAATATCATTTTCAATATTCTAATCAGTGTTCTAAAACTCGGGTTAGACGGTCGTCTAGGCGTTAGGCACGGCTTGACTGCACCGAAAAGGTTCAAGGAGGCCAGCCTATGTGGCAAGGGCGTCTAGGCGGTTCAAGACGGACTTATGTGTTTGAagtttttttggtaaattttttttgggcTTTCTGAAAGTCGAATTAAACTAGAACATGACATAATGAAAGAATTATAGGCTCgcgtttttaattttttgagatTGAAAGCCCAATTAAAACCATGATTTGTTGACTTGCACTTTTCCTAACACGTCATTATTATCTTCTTTGTCTGTTTACTTCTGCACACATAACAAAAATCGAACCAGATCTTAAAAGTTATTTTCTTCTCTATTTTGATTTCTTTTGCATTATCTATTATTCAAATCATCCTTAAGCAGAAGAAATGGGAGGAATGAACCAATTGTCAATTGGATTTTAACAAAGTTTGGGCTAAAATTTAGCCTAAGAACCATTACAAGTCTCTTGATACCGTGGAATCCGTCTAGCGGCACCTAGTCTCTACTTAGGCGACCTAGGCTCTAGGCGCTAGTCCGACGCTCGACTAACGCCTCACGAATTTTAGAACCATGATTTTAATCCAATTCATTAATGCTTCATTCCTCAGATATAAATAtcacatttatttttaattcatccaaatatataaattatagtaCACTatctatatttaatatttttttatcaattcatTTATATTCATtacatttaatataaaatattgtttaaaaatattttttattttcaacaaaataatccAAACACTAactttttatgtaattcatcTTGAATAGcgttaatttatatttaatgttcATAAAATAAGACGACCTGCGTGCGTTAACAGCCGGTCAAAGTTCTACCTACCCCTATAAATTTCGAGCTCACTTCAGAGATCAGCTACGGCGATTTCACGAAGAATATTCCGTATAATGAACCCGAATATTGTCTCTCAAGCCATTGCTATTTCTCTACTCCTAGCAGTTTCTTCTGCTGCAGTGTTCTTCGAAGAGCGTTTCGATGGTACCGTCACTGCATTTAGACAGTTGATTTACTTTGTCTGAATTTTGCTTCATTATGCTAATTTTCGGTTGCTTTTATGTTCTGTTTTATCGGATTTGGTTTCTATTTTTTGCTGCGATCTTGCTGTTTTATTGTCGATTAATTTCGATGAGCATATCACTTATATGGTTGACGTAGATCTGGTATAGTTTTTCTCATTTTATGTTAATTTCGGCGCGGAGTTTATCCATCATTTTGTCGCGAATCCAACAAGAAACATAGGCGATGAAGTTTGTCCGGGGACAGAGGATCGAATGAAGTGCTATCTCTTTGTCAAAACCATTATGGTTGCTTCATCGATTCTATGTGTTGTTTAGTTTGGGGCTGTCTGTTGAACTAGACAGAATCTGGCTGTAAATATGTAATGCTGTTATTGTGACGAAATACTTTTGAGATCTGTTGAGTGGTGCCAAAATTGGTGTTTTTCCCAAGGGGTTGATAATTTTCAGTTATAGTAATGCTTCATGTATAGATGATAAACGATTATTCTTGTTCCTGAGTAATTAAAGGTTTAAAGATAGTTAATGTCTGGTTATGGTTTACAAATGGAAGGATTTACTTGCTTGAGATTTTTCCTTGATTATGTTGCATTATATAATTTCTTTGGCTGCTATAAAGATGGATGGGAGAGTCGATGGGTCAAATCTGACTGGAAGAAAGATGATAACATGGCTGGAGAGTGGAATCACACCTCAGGCAAATGGAATGGAGACCCCTATGACAAAGGTAATTATCTAACTGCATAACGGGCACATGGCAGAGCGTGGATTTGTGTGAATAACGAAACACTAAACATCTAGTGCTGATGTTTTCCATGACTTATAGGTATTCAAACCAGTGAAGACCATAGATTTTATGCCATCTCAGCTGAGTTCCCTGAACTCAGCAATAAGGGCAAGACCTTAGTTTTCCAGTTCTCTGTCAAGCATGAACAGAAACTTGACTGTGGTGGTGGATATTTGAAATTGCTTAGTGGTGCAGTTGATCAGAAGAAATTTGGCGGTGACACTCCGTACAGGTAATGTATCTTACTGTCTTTTTATGTACCTGTGTTTTTCGGTACCAGTTATTGCTGAATGATTGCACTTCATGGTTTGCTGCAGCATCATGTTTGGACCAGACATCTGTGGCTACAGCACTAAGAAAGTTCACGCTATTCTCACATACAATGGGGCAAACCACTTGATCAAGAAGGATGTTCCATGTGAAACTGACCAACTGACTCATGTCTATACTTTCATACTCCGTCCTGATGCTACATACAGCATCCTTGTTGACAACATAGAGAAGCAATCTGGTAGCTTGTATTCTGACTGGGACCTTCTCCCTCCGAAGAAGATTAAGGATACTGAGGCCAAGAAGGTTCGCTGTTGTGGTCATACATCAGAATTATTTTTGTTCTGGTACCGTAAATTTTGATATTACCGTTCTCTGAATTTTGAGCCAGCCTGAAGACTGGGATGACAAGGAATATATTCCTGACCCTGAAGACCAAAAGCCTGAGGTATATTAACTTCCTAAGTTTCATATTAGTTGGTAGTATTCCACAATGGATTGTGGCCTAAGAGAATCTCATTTGTTAAATGCCTACAACATATCTAAACTAAAATTTATCTATACAGGGTTATGATGACATTCTGAAGGAGATTCCAGATCCTGATGCCAAAAaggtaattatattaaaattcaaGTTCTGTTCCTGCATTTCTTCTAACTACTGTATTATGTATACTGCTTGTTAATTGCAGCCAGAAGATTGGGATGAGGAGGAGGATGGTGAGTGGACTGCACCAACCATTCCCAATTCTGAATACAAGGGTCCGTGGGAGCCAAaggtttttggattttttttttgggtgtaaGTTTgtcaatatattaaattaaacagACTAATTATTTCCATCTTTTTCTATTGCCAGAAAATTAAGAACCCCAACTACAGTGGGAAGTGGAAGAGACCATTGATTGATAATCCAGGTTCCTTGCATATCTTGAGCATTTGATTGCCGATTGCATTTCAAAAAATTAGTCTAATCCCATTGTAACATGGTTTCAGATTTCAAGGATGATCCAGATCTCTATGTTTTCTCTAATCTGAAGTATGTAGGCATTGAGTTGTGGCAGGTACAGCCATTGTGTTTCCTTTGTGTTCAATTTCTGTACAATTTACTCTGATTACATTACATATGTGAATTGGGAAACTATATACTTCTGCAGGTGAAATCTGGAACCTTGTTTGACAATGTGTTGGTATGTGATGATCCAGAATATGCTAAGCAGCTAGCCGAAGATACATGGGGAAAGCAAAAGGACGTATGTGAAATTGTCTTCCTAATATTTCTCTTCCAGTTTTTCAAATGCACATTTCCCCCATTAGACAAGGGAAAATAATGCCTAATATGTCGATATTGCAGGCTGAGAAGGCTGCTTTTGACGAGgcagaaaagaagagagaagagGAGGTACTTTGTCGCTTATTTATTTGGAATTTATCCTGTCACTACCAATATTGTTCTCTAATTCGAATCACATTCCAAATTATATCCGATTTATGATTCTCTCCactctttatttattttctattacATTCAGGAGGCAAAGGCGGATCCGGTTGATTCTGATGTAAGCCCCAAACGCATTCTTGTGACTATATAAATAAGCGTCTTTTCTCATTTAATGTCCTTGTCTCAATGGTCTTCGAATAACAGGCTGACGATGGAGATAACGATTCCGATGCAGAAGACAATGAAGCAGATGATGATGCCAAGCCAGATTCAAAGGAAGACGGCCCTGCGGCTGATGTGGATGATGATGTTCATGTATAAACACCAATCTTTTTCCTCCTTGTATGGAAATCGTTTTATACCATTTTGTTTTACGCTTTATCTCGATTTGCATGCGATGTTCACGCAGGATGAACTGTAGGATGCTTGGATACTGTCATGTTCTAATAAAAGTTCGCTCTCAAGACCAGAAGCTGAGCTGGTTGAGGCGCTCTCTATAAATTTTCCTTATTCTAAATTTACTTGTTTTAGATCTCTGTTTTGTCGAAAAGGCTGAAGTGTTTGAGGCCACATTAGAAAATCTGTGGCAGGTAGCTTTTATTTCGTGCAACTTTGGAGCATTAGAGAACTGATTGGGTGGTTTCGTCACCATTTTGCCACCTTTGCTTAGTTGTACTTCCAAGTATTCCTTTTTGATATAATGGTGTTTTACTTCATGTTTTATACATATAAATTGTTTTATAACTTAAACCAGCTATCTATTTACGTACTTGGAGTATGTCTGGTTTTTATTTTTACCGTCAAATCGTATATATATTGTTCATGAAAAAACTTTTTAAGTGTTTTCGGAAAtagttttgtattttaatacaataatgaaaatcaaaatattattgaagAGACATTGAAgctttataataatatttttttagattctGGCCTTTTGGTTtattaatcttttttattaaaaaagaaaacatgaattttcctttttattattAGGGAAGGCTGAATTGAAACTTGAAAGTCCAGTAataacgatttttttttttaaaaaaaaaaaacaatttatccGCCACAGTCCTCTTGCTCCGGAAAGATACATGACACCAAATTTGATGAACCAAAACATATCAAAGTCCAAACCACGCAATTAACACGTAAACAAAAGTAGTTGACAAACTTGATACAACCCATGAACGTCGCgcaaattattatatatacatacatatataatcaCAAGAAACGtcctttcaaagaaaaaaaattaaaaatcataagaAACGTGAAAATCGGATTTATTGGTGGCGATGGTTAGCTCCATTTGATTTAGGCTTCTTCACTAACAAAACCGGACATTTCACA comes from Primulina huaijiensis isolate GDHJ02 chromosome 2, ASM1229523v2, whole genome shotgun sequence and encodes:
- the LOC140970287 gene encoding ribosomal RNA small subunit methyltransferase-like, whose product is MAGGKIKRERPYHKGGAAAASSPHFQGGIPFHKSKGQHILKNPLLIDSIIQKSGIKSTDVILEIGPGTGNLTKKLLEAGKSVVAVELDPRMVLELQRRFQGTPFSNQLKVIQGDVLKCDLPYFDICVANIPYQISSPLTFKLLSHRPLFRCAVIMFQREFAMRLVAQPGDTLYCRLSVNTQLLARVNHLLKVGRNNFRPPPKVDSSVVRIEPRKPLPPVNFKEWDGLVRICFNRKNKTLGSLFRQKTVLSILEKNYKTLQALQLTPEGFWNDAEMASCVSALGHTLGDLNMDNEDGKDDDEMEMEMDDGDAKTSGFKDKVLGILKQGGFEEKRSSKLSQGDFMHLLSLFNMAGIHFS
- the LOC140970290 gene encoding calreticulin-like yields the protein MNPNIVSQAIAISLLLAVSSAAVFFEERFDDGWESRWVKSDWKKDDNMAGEWNHTSGKWNGDPYDKGIQTSEDHRFYAISAEFPELSNKGKTLVFQFSVKHEQKLDCGGGYLKLLSGAVDQKKFGGDTPYSIMFGPDICGYSTKKVHAILTYNGANHLIKKDVPCETDQLTHVYTFILRPDATYSILVDNIEKQSGSLYSDWDLLPPKKIKDTEAKKPEDWDDKEYIPDPEDQKPEGYDDILKEIPDPDAKKPEDWDEEEDGEWTAPTIPNSEYKGPWEPKKIKNPNYSGKWKRPLIDNPDFKDDPDLYVFSNLKYVGIELWQVKSGTLFDNVLVCDDPEYAKQLAEDTWGKQKDAEKAAFDEAEKKREEEEAKADPVDSDADDGDNDSDAEDNEADDDAKPDSKEDGPAADVDDDVHDEL